Proteins co-encoded in one Ruegeria sp. YS9 genomic window:
- a CDS encoding BMP family protein produces MTLMKSLMGAAAAVAMSAGAVLAEPAVIFDLGGKFDKSFNEAAYNGAQRWANETGGKYLEIEIQAEPQREQALRRFAESGANPIITMGFGIADALAAVASDYPDTKFVAVDVTWLDAPNIRQIGFAEHEGSYLVGMMAAMASKTGTVGFIGGMDIPLIRHFGCGYAQGAKAVNPDINVVANMTGTTPAAWNDPVKGSELTKAQISQGADVIYAAAGGTGVGVLQTAADEGILSIGVDSNQNHLHPGKVLTSMLKRVDVAVYEAMKAGENVETGVFIMGLAEDGVGVAMDENNKELVSVRMSDAVDEARKAIINGDIEVVSYYENDSCPALQF; encoded by the coding sequence ATGACCCTGATGAAATCCTTGATGGGTGCTGCCGCTGCGGTCGCAATGTCAGCCGGAGCGGTTCTGGCCGAGCCGGCGGTGATCTTTGACCTGGGCGGCAAGTTCGACAAGTCCTTCAACGAGGCCGCCTATAACGGCGCGCAGCGCTGGGCGAATGAAACCGGCGGCAAGTATCTGGAAATCGAAATTCAGGCAGAACCGCAGCGCGAACAGGCCCTGCGCCGTTTCGCGGAATCCGGTGCAAATCCGATCATCACCATGGGGTTCGGAATCGCTGACGCCCTGGCCGCTGTTGCAAGTGATTACCCCGACACCAAATTCGTCGCGGTTGACGTGACTTGGCTGGACGCTCCAAACATCCGCCAGATCGGCTTTGCCGAGCACGAAGGTTCTTACCTGGTCGGCATGATGGCCGCCATGGCGTCGAAAACCGGCACCGTTGGTTTCATCGGAGGCATGGACATCCCGTTGATTCGCCACTTCGGCTGTGGCTATGCCCAGGGCGCGAAGGCCGTGAACCCGGACATCAATGTTGTCGCCAACATGACTGGTACGACTCCTGCCGCCTGGAACGATCCTGTAAAAGGTTCGGAGTTGACGAAAGCACAGATCAGCCAGGGTGCTGATGTGATTTACGCCGCGGCCGGCGGAACCGGCGTTGGCGTTCTGCAAACTGCGGCTGACGAAGGCATCTTGTCGATTGGTGTGGACAGCAACCAGAACCACCTGCACCCAGGCAAGGTGCTGACTTCGATGCTGAAGCGTGTGGACGTTGCTGTTTATGAAGCGATGAAAGCAGGCGAAAACGTCGAAACCGGCGTTTTCATCATGGGTCTGGCCGAAGATGGGGTCGGCGTTGCCATGGATGAAAACAACAAAGAGCTTGTTTCGGTTCGCATGAGCGACGCTGTCGACGAAGCCCGCAAGGCGATCATCAACGGCGACATCGAAGTTGTAAGCTATTACGAGAACGACAGCTGCCCGGCACTGCAGTTCTGA
- a CDS encoding ABC transporter ATP-binding protein translates to MTVPAIELKGISKAFGPVQANKDISISVAPGTIHGIIGENGAGKSTLMSILFGFYKADKGEIWINGTKTDIPDSQAAIASGIGMVFQHFKLVENFTVLENIVLGAEDGGLLAPSLAKARKELKELEEEYELFVDPDKRIDEIGVGMQQRVEILKALYRKAEILILDEPTGVLTPAEADQLFRILDRLRSEGKTVIVITHKLREIMENTDTVSVMRRGQMTATVKTSETSPEELAELMVGRKVLLQVDKVPATPGKPILEIENLSVFDSAGVERVKNIDLTVRAGEIVGIAGVAGNGQSELLEVLGGMRPGQGTIKLNGEPLALSGAGSDGQARRAQHIAHVPEDRQREGLIMDFHAWENVAFGYHRDPAYKRGIFMDNAALRADTEAKIQKFDVRPPNPWLAAKSFSGGNQQKIVVAREIERNPDLLLVGQPTRGVDIGAIEFIHKQIVALRDQGKAILLVSVELEEIFSLSDRIAVMFDGHIMGERLPHETDEKELGLLMAGVAGEAA, encoded by the coding sequence ATGACCGTCCCAGCCATTGAGCTCAAAGGGATATCCAAGGCCTTTGGGCCAGTTCAGGCCAACAAAGACATCTCGATCAGCGTTGCACCCGGTACGATCCATGGGATCATCGGTGAAAACGGCGCAGGCAAATCCACGTTGATGAGCATTCTCTTCGGCTTTTACAAAGCCGACAAAGGTGAGATCTGGATCAATGGGACCAAGACCGACATCCCGGACAGCCAGGCGGCCATCGCCTCGGGCATCGGGATGGTGTTCCAGCATTTCAAGCTGGTGGAAAATTTCACCGTACTGGAAAACATCGTACTGGGCGCCGAGGATGGCGGGTTGCTGGCGCCATCACTGGCAAAAGCCCGCAAAGAGCTGAAAGAGCTCGAGGAAGAGTACGAACTGTTCGTCGATCCCGACAAGCGTATCGACGAGATCGGCGTGGGGATGCAGCAGCGGGTCGAGATCCTGAAGGCGCTGTACCGCAAGGCCGAAATTCTGATTCTGGACGAACCGACCGGCGTGTTGACCCCTGCCGAGGCCGATCAGCTGTTCCGCATCCTCGACCGGCTGCGGTCCGAGGGCAAGACGGTCATCGTGATCACCCACAAACTGCGCGAAATCATGGAAAACACCGACACCGTATCGGTTATGCGGCGCGGGCAAATGACGGCGACTGTCAAAACATCCGAGACCAGTCCCGAGGAGCTGGCCGAACTGATGGTTGGCCGCAAGGTTCTGCTACAGGTCGACAAGGTGCCCGCGACGCCCGGCAAACCCATCCTCGAGATCGAAAATCTCAGCGTTTTTGATTCGGCTGGCGTTGAACGGGTCAAAAATATCGACCTGACCGTGCGCGCAGGTGAGATCGTCGGCATCGCCGGCGTGGCCGGCAATGGTCAATCCGAACTGCTGGAAGTTCTTGGCGGAATGCGCCCCGGACAGGGCACGATCAAGCTGAACGGCGAACCGCTGGCACTGAGTGGGGCCGGATCAGATGGTCAGGCCCGCCGCGCGCAACATATCGCCCACGTGCCCGAAGACCGGCAGCGCGAAGGCCTGATCATGGACTTCCACGCCTGGGAAAACGTGGCCTTCGGATATCACCGCGACCCGGCCTACAAACGCGGTATCTTCATGGACAACGCGGCGTTGCGTGCCGATACCGAAGCCAAGATCCAGAAATTCGACGTCCGCCCGCCCAATCCCTGGTTGGCAGCCAAGAGTTTCTCGGGCGGCAACCAGCAGAAAATCGTTGTCGCGCGCGAGATTGAACGCAACCCTGACCTGCTGCTGGTCGGGCAACCCACGCGGGGCGTGGACATCGGCGCCATCGAGTTCATTCACAAACAGATTGTCGCGCTGCGTGATCAGGGCAAGGCAATCCTGCTGGTATCGGTCGAGCTGGAAGAAATCTTCTCGCTCTCGGACCGGATCGCGGTGATGTTTGACGGACATATCATGGGAGAACGCCTGCCCCATGAGACAGATGAAAAAGAACTGGGCCTGCTGATGGCCGGTGTTGCGGGAGAGGCCGCGTAA
- a CDS encoding N-acetyltransferase produces the protein MASTHAAAFSQSRGWTEDEFADLLENRFTHAAGDSRCFALFQVIAGEAELLTIATHPSFQRQGLALRLMQEWHDQAIVLQATRAFLDVAADNIAAISLYNRCGYRQCGLRKAYYARETGQKTDALVMECCLPQRQSPVS, from the coding sequence ATGGCATCGACTCATGCCGCTGCGTTTTCGCAATCGCGCGGCTGGACAGAAGATGAATTCGCCGACCTTCTCGAAAACCGCTTTACTCATGCGGCCGGAGATTCCCGGTGCTTTGCACTGTTTCAAGTGATTGCGGGCGAAGCCGAATTGCTGACAATTGCGACCCACCCTTCGTTTCAACGGCAGGGCCTGGCACTTCGACTCATGCAGGAATGGCATGATCAGGCAATCGTTTTGCAGGCAACGCGTGCCTTTCTGGATGTCGCGGCCGACAACATAGCGGCCATTTCCCTGTACAATCGATGCGGATATCGGCAGTGCGGGCTGCGCAAGGCGTACTATGCGCGCGAAACGGGCCAAAAAACTGATGCACTTGTAATGGAATGCTGCCTGCCCCAACGGCAATCGCCCGTTTCTTAG
- a CDS encoding ABC transporter permease encodes MEKMPKWADVILIPLISLILAAILSALVILAIGENPVEAVKLMVTGALGSTYGWGYTLYYATNFMFTGLAVAVAFHARMFNIGGEGQAMLGGLGVAMVCLYVDWPHWSIALLAACAASMLFGALWAAIPAYLQAKRGSHIVITTIMFNFIAAAFLNYMLVNVMRPQGSQDPATARFSESVHLPSFQEMFSTAENVVFRGAPANITFFIALLACVVVWALIWRTRLGYEIRAYGHSETGAVYAGISPVRITIVAMLISGGLAGLMAINNVMGEAERLVMNSTEGAGFIGIAVALMGRSHPFGVFLAALLFGFLYQGGAELALWASIPRELIVVIQALVILFTGALDNMVRMPLEKLFLGMRKRAE; translated from the coding sequence ATGGAAAAAATGCCTAAATGGGCCGATGTCATTCTGATCCCGCTGATCAGTCTGATACTGGCCGCAATCCTTTCGGCGCTGGTCATCCTCGCCATCGGCGAAAACCCTGTCGAAGCCGTAAAATTGATGGTCACCGGTGCGCTGGGGTCGACCTATGGCTGGGGCTATACGCTCTATTACGCGACCAACTTCATGTTTACCGGTCTTGCGGTGGCCGTCGCCTTCCATGCCCGTATGTTCAACATCGGGGGCGAAGGCCAGGCGATGCTGGGCGGGCTGGGCGTGGCCATGGTCTGTCTGTATGTCGACTGGCCGCATTGGAGCATTGCCTTGCTTGCCGCCTGCGCGGCATCGATGCTGTTCGGCGCGCTCTGGGCGGCCATTCCGGCCTATCTGCAAGCAAAACGCGGCAGCCATATCGTGATCACCACGATCATGTTCAACTTCATCGCCGCTGCTTTCCTGAACTACATGCTGGTCAATGTCATGCGCCCCCAAGGGTCGCAGGACCCGGCCACCGCGCGGTTCTCTGAAAGCGTGCATCTGCCCTCTTTCCAGGAGATGTTCTCGACCGCAGAGAACGTTGTTTTCCGAGGCGCCCCGGCGAACATCACCTTCTTCATCGCGTTGCTTGCCTGCGTCGTTGTCTGGGCGCTGATCTGGCGCACGCGTCTGGGTTATGAAATCCGGGCTTATGGCCATTCCGAGACCGGCGCTGTCTATGCCGGTATTTCACCTGTGCGCATCACGATTGTTGCGATGCTGATTTCCGGCGGGCTGGCGGGGCTGATGGCCATCAACAATGTCATGGGCGAAGCCGAGCGACTTGTTATGAACTCGACCGAGGGCGCGGGTTTCATTGGCATCGCCGTGGCTCTGATGGGGCGTTCACATCCGTTCGGTGTGTTTCTGGCCGCGCTCTTGTTCGGGTTTCTGTACCAGGGGGGCGCCGAGCTGGCGCTGTGGGCTTCGATCCCGCGGGAACTGATCGTGGTCATTCAGGCCCTGGTCATACTGTTCACCGGCGCATTGGACAACATGGTGCGAATGCCGCTTGAAAAACTGTTCCTGGGTATGCGGAAGAGGGCTGAGTGA
- a CDS encoding TIGR02186 family protein, whose translation MLRSLIAALCLFCVPALAAEEQVVLGLSQDRVAITATFDGSELLIFGAIKRETPIPSGPPVEVIVAVAGPSEPVTVRRKERKLGIWVNTDSVLVDLAPSFYAVATSGPFDDILSDTEDLRYRISIERAIRSVGAAMHIRGAQDFADAVIRIRENEHLYSIRENTVAVDEQTLFRTSIDMPADLTEGDYAARIFLTRGGEVVSQYEAIIDVRKVGLERFLYNMSRQQPVWYGLMSLVIAIAAGWGASTAFRLLREK comes from the coding sequence ATGCTGCGTTCGCTTATTGCCGCCCTGTGCTTGTTCTGCGTGCCCGCTTTGGCGGCGGAAGAGCAGGTTGTCCTTGGTCTCAGCCAGGACCGGGTTGCCATCACCGCTACATTCGACGGATCGGAGCTTCTGATTTTTGGGGCCATCAAGCGGGAAACCCCAATCCCTTCTGGCCCACCGGTTGAAGTCATCGTCGCGGTTGCGGGTCCGTCCGAACCTGTCACCGTGCGACGCAAGGAACGCAAGCTTGGGATCTGGGTGAACACCGACAGTGTTCTTGTCGACCTTGCACCCAGCTTTTATGCTGTTGCGACCAGCGGGCCCTTCGACGACATCCTGTCCGACACCGAGGACCTGCGCTACCGGATTTCGATCGAACGCGCGATCCGCTCGGTCGGTGCCGCGATGCACATCCGGGGCGCACAGGATTTTGCAGATGCCGTGATAAGGATTCGAGAAAACGAACACCTGTATTCCATCCGCGAAAATACCGTGGCAGTGGATGAACAGACCTTGTTCCGCACCTCAATCGATATGCCCGCCGACCTGACCGAAGGCGATTATGCCGCCCGGATTTTCCTGACCCGTGGCGGAGAGGTCGTCTCGCAATATGAAGCGATCATTGATGTCCGGAAAGTCGGCCTTGAGCGTTTTTTGTACAATATGTCCCGCCAGCAACCCGTCTGGTACGGCCTGATGTCGCTGGTCATAGCGATTGCGGCAGGCTGGGGCGCCTCGACAGCCTTCCGGCTGTTGCGTGAAAAATAA
- a CDS encoding sulfite exporter TauE/SafE family protein: protein MHIYLPIAEVSVNAFLLLGLGGMVGILSGMFGVGGGFLMTPLLFFIGIPPAVAVATEANQIVASSFSGVLAHFRRKTVDLKMGTVLLVGGLVGAALGVVVFNYLKSLGQVDLLVTLCYVVFLGVIGSLMFVESLRALRKAKKGGAAPAKRRQRGWVHAMPFKMRFRTSGLYISVIPPALVGLCVGVLSAIMGVGGGFIMVPAMIYLLGMPTKVVVGTSLFQIIFVTAFTTMLHATTNYTVDVVLAVLLLVGGVIGAQIGTVIGARMPAEQLRVLLAALVLAVCGKLALDLLLEPAELYSLGNGGGH, encoded by the coding sequence ATGCACATTTACCTTCCCATCGCAGAAGTCTCAGTAAACGCCTTCCTCTTGTTGGGGTTGGGCGGCATGGTCGGCATCCTGTCCGGCATGTTCGGTGTCGGTGGCGGCTTTTTGATGACCCCGCTGCTGTTTTTCATCGGTATTCCGCCGGCGGTGGCCGTTGCAACCGAAGCCAATCAGATCGTCGCATCATCCTTTTCCGGAGTTCTGGCACATTTCCGACGAAAGACCGTGGACCTCAAGATGGGAACGGTATTGCTGGTTGGCGGGCTTGTCGGGGCCGCTTTGGGCGTGGTTGTCTTCAACTATCTCAAAAGCCTGGGTCAGGTCGATCTGCTGGTGACACTCTGTTACGTTGTTTTTCTTGGCGTCATAGGCAGCCTGATGTTTGTCGAAAGCCTGAGGGCCCTGCGTAAAGCCAAGAAGGGCGGCGCGGCCCCAGCCAAGCGTCGGCAGCGGGGCTGGGTCCATGCCATGCCCTTCAAAATGCGTTTCCGCACCTCGGGCCTGTATATCTCGGTCATTCCACCGGCCTTGGTCGGTCTGTGCGTTGGGGTTCTGTCCGCGATTATGGGTGTCGGCGGCGGCTTCATCATGGTTCCTGCCATGATCTACTTGCTGGGTATGCCGACCAAGGTCGTTGTCGGCACGTCGCTGTTCCAGATCATCTTTGTGACAGCCTTCACCACGATGCTGCACGCCACCACCAACTATACGGTTGATGTTGTTCTGGCGGTCTTGTTGCTGGTCGGCGGCGTCATTGGCGCCCAGATCGGAACCGTGATCGGAGCCCGGATGCCGGCGGAACAATTGCGCGTGCTGCTTGCCGCTTTGGTACTGGCCGTATGTGGCAAGCTGGCACTTGATCTGCTTCTTGAACCTGCCGAGCTCTACTCGCTTGGCAATGGCGGAGGGCACTGA
- a CDS encoding ABC transporter permease, producing the protein MEIFVTLIQVLDSTIRLSTPLLLACLAGLFSERAGIFDIGLEGKMLMAAFFSAAIAAVTGSVWLGLLAGIASSLLLSGLHGLASITFRGNQLISGVAINFLASGLTVLVAQSWFQQGGRTPSLFGGGRFEPINFPFAESLSGVPIIGPIYSELLSGHSILVYVAFLMVPATWWILYRTRFGLRLRAVGENPAAVDTAGVSVIGLRFAAVAICGVLCGIAGAYLATALQAGFVKEMTAGRGFIALAALIFAKWRPWHAMWACLLFGLLQAIALRFQNIDLGGVVIPVQVMDALPYILTVVILAGFVGKAIPPRAGGEPYVKER; encoded by the coding sequence ATGGAAATCTTCGTAACCCTCATTCAGGTTCTGGATTCGACCATTCGCCTGTCTACGCCGCTGCTGCTTGCCTGTCTGGCCGGTCTGTTTTCAGAACGGGCCGGGATCTTTGACATCGGCCTCGAAGGCAAGATGTTGATGGCAGCGTTCTTTTCGGCTGCCATCGCTGCTGTTACTGGGTCGGTTTGGCTGGGCTTGCTGGCTGGTATTGCGTCCTCGTTGTTGCTGTCGGGTCTGCATGGGCTGGCATCTATCACCTTCCGGGGCAACCAACTGATATCGGGTGTGGCCATCAACTTTCTGGCCTCGGGTCTGACTGTTCTGGTCGCCCAAAGCTGGTTTCAGCAGGGTGGGCGGACACCATCGCTGTTTGGCGGCGGGCGGTTCGAACCGATCAACTTCCCATTCGCCGAGTCCCTCAGCGGTGTGCCGATTATCGGCCCCATCTATTCCGAACTGCTCTCGGGCCACTCGATCCTGGTTTATGTCGCGTTCCTGATGGTTCCGGCCACCTGGTGGATTCTGTATCGCACCCGGTTCGGTCTGCGCCTGCGGGCGGTGGGTGAGAACCCTGCCGCAGTGGACACTGCCGGTGTTTCAGTGATTGGCCTGCGGTTCGCCGCTGTCGCCATCTGCGGTGTGCTGTGCGGTATTGCAGGCGCCTATCTGGCCACGGCCTTGCAGGCAGGGTTTGTCAAGGAAATGACCGCCGGTCGTGGCTTTATCGCCTTGGCCGCGCTGATCTTTGCCAAGTGGCGCCCGTGGCATGCCATGTGGGCCTGCTTGCTGTTCGGTCTGCTGCAAGCGATCGCGCTGCGGTTCCAAAATATCGACTTGGGTGGCGTCGTGATTCCCGTGCAGGTGATGGACGCCCTGCCCTATATCCTGACGGTGGTGATTCTTGCCGGGTTCGTCGGCAAAGCCATTCCACCGCGGGCGGGCGGAGAACCCTACGTCAAAGAGCGCTGA
- a CDS encoding 2-hydroxychromene-2-carboxylate isomerase has translation MAMTIQFWFEFASTYSYLSAMRIEAAAQDKGVAIEWHPFLLGPIFADQGWRTSPFNLYPAKGRYMWRDMERLCKARGLPFAKPDPFPQNSLRAARLVLAIEDHRERAAFVRAVYSAEFGAGQNISEDSVLTSCLDEAGLRGSVMNRAGDKDIKEALFEQSARAKALGLFGAPSFLAGEELFWGDDRLDDALEYASTI, from the coding sequence ATGGCGATGACGATACAGTTCTGGTTCGAATTCGCCTCGACCTATTCCTACCTCAGCGCGATGCGGATCGAAGCAGCCGCGCAAGACAAGGGCGTCGCCATTGAATGGCACCCGTTCCTATTGGGTCCGATTTTCGCGGATCAAGGATGGCGCACCTCGCCTTTCAACCTGTATCCGGCCAAAGGGCGGTACATGTGGCGCGATATGGAACGCCTGTGCAAGGCGCGCGGGCTTCCTTTCGCAAAGCCTGATCCGTTTCCGCAGAATTCGCTCAGGGCAGCGCGTCTGGTTCTGGCCATCGAGGATCATCGGGAACGGGCGGCGTTTGTTCGGGCTGTCTACAGCGCCGAATTCGGCGCCGGGCAGAATATCTCAGAGGACAGCGTACTGACCTCCTGCCTCGACGAGGCAGGGTTGCGCGGCAGCGTGATGAACCGCGCAGGGGACAAGGACATAAAAGAGGCCCTGTTCGAACAATCTGCCCGCGCCAAGGCGCTTGGCCTGTTTGGTGCACCAAGTTTTCTGGCCGGGGAAGAGTTGTTCTGGGGCGATGACCGTCTGGATGACGCGCTCGAATACGCCTCGACAATTTAG
- the tsaB gene encoding tRNA (adenosine(37)-N6)-threonylcarbamoyltransferase complex dimerization subunit type 1 TsaB, producing the protein MPSNPTILAFDTSAAHCAAALLRDGKIVTSHAEAMSRGQAERLIPLLEDVLAEAGCDWAGLDAIGVGIGPGNFTGIRISVSAARGLALGLEIPAVGVSGFDSLHELAEEGQIPAIPAPRDQVYVKMPGADPCLLPRAQAELGGPLFSCSDPALLAQSIALLAARRWDRTSLPPAPLYVRPADAAPSRDTPPVLLNE; encoded by the coding sequence TTGCCGTCTAACCCGACGATTCTGGCGTTTGACACATCGGCCGCGCATTGCGCGGCCGCTTTGTTGCGCGACGGCAAGATCGTGACGTCCCATGCCGAAGCGATGTCACGCGGACAGGCAGAACGATTGATTCCGCTGCTGGAAGACGTTCTGGCTGAAGCCGGATGTGACTGGGCTGGTCTGGACGCAATCGGCGTTGGGATAGGGCCCGGCAACTTCACCGGCATTCGCATTTCGGTCTCGGCCGCGCGGGGTCTTGCGCTTGGGCTCGAAATCCCTGCGGTCGGGGTATCCGGCTTCGATTCCCTGCATGAATTGGCGGAAGAAGGGCAGATACCGGCGATCCCCGCCCCGCGCGACCAGGTTTATGTGAAAATGCCCGGTGCCGATCCGTGTCTCTTGCCCCGGGCCCAAGCGGAACTTGGCGGGCCGTTGTTTTCCTGCTCTGACCCTGCCTTGCTGGCACAATCCATCGCCCTTCTGGCCGCGCGGCGCTGGGATCGTACCAGTTTGCCGCCGGCACCTTTGTACGTCAGGCCTGCCGACGCGGCTCCGTCCCGTGATACACCCCCTGTGCTGCTGAACGAATGA
- a CDS encoding NifU family protein, with protein MFIQTESTPNPATLKFLPGQTVLEAGTADFPTAEAGEKSPLAKRIFAVNGVAGVFFGNDFVTVTKTEDVQWDHIKPAILGAVMEHYQSGQPVMGADSAGASGHAEHSGEDADIVNQIKDLLDSRVRPAVAQDGGDITFHGFDRGVVYLHMQGACAGCPSSTLTLKMGIENLLRHYIPEVTEVRPVAV; from the coding sequence ATGTTCATCCAGACCGAATCCACCCCCAATCCGGCCACGTTGAAATTCCTGCCCGGCCAAACGGTGCTGGAAGCTGGAACAGCGGATTTCCCAACTGCGGAAGCGGGCGAAAAATCCCCGCTGGCCAAGCGCATATTTGCAGTCAACGGTGTGGCTGGCGTGTTCTTCGGCAATGATTTTGTCACCGTCACCAAAACGGAAGACGTACAGTGGGACCACATCAAACCGGCCATTCTTGGCGCGGTGATGGAACATTATCAATCCGGCCAGCCCGTTATGGGCGCAGATTCCGCCGGGGCCTCGGGCCATGCCGAGCACTCTGGTGAGGACGCTGATATCGTCAACCAGATCAAGGATTTGCTGGACAGCCGTGTGCGCCCTGCTGTGGCTCAGGACGGGGGTGACATCACGTTCCACGGATTTGATCGCGGCGTAGTCTATCTGCACATGCAGGGGGCCTGCGCAGGTTGCCCGTCTTCGACATTGACCCTGAAGATGGGTATCGAGAACCTTCTGCGCCATTACATTCCGGAAGTGACCGAGGTTCGCCCTGTTGCCGTCTAA
- a CDS encoding sulfite exporter TauE/SafE family protein: protein MHVYLPIAEVSVSPFLLLGIGGAVGILSGMFGVGGGFLITPLLFIIGIPPVVAVATSANQVVASSISGLLAHLRRKTVDLKMGSVLLAGGLFGAALGMVVFNFLKHLGQVDLAVQLCYVAFLGAIGTLMFIESLAAIRKARQSGNEPAPKRRQRTWIHALPFKKRFPASGLYISVIPPALVGFGVGVLSAIMGVGGGFIMVPAMIYVLGIPTKVVIGTSLFQIIFVAGFTTMIHASTNYSVDIVLALFLLLGGVLGAQLGTQIGARLKAEQLRILLALLVMGVAGKIGFDLFLPQEEIFSLAEPGGI from the coding sequence ATGCACGTATACCTTCCCATAGCAGAAGTTTCCGTCAGCCCATTCCTGCTATTGGGGATCGGCGGGGCCGTCGGCATTTTGTCCGGTATGTTCGGGGTCGGAGGCGGGTTTTTGATCACCCCGTTGCTGTTCATTATCGGAATACCCCCTGTGGTTGCTGTGGCAACATCCGCCAATCAGGTTGTTGCCTCGTCCATTTCGGGTTTGTTGGCTCATCTCAGACGCAAGACCGTGGACCTGAAAATGGGAAGCGTTCTGCTGGCCGGAGGGTTGTTCGGTGCGGCCCTTGGGATGGTGGTTTTCAATTTCCTCAAGCATCTCGGGCAGGTCGATCTGGCGGTACAGCTTTGCTATGTGGCGTTTTTGGGCGCCATCGGAACCCTGATGTTCATCGAAAGCCTGGCAGCCATCCGAAAGGCCAGACAGTCAGGCAATGAACCTGCCCCCAAGCGACGCCAGCGAACCTGGATTCATGCCCTGCCGTTCAAGAAACGGTTCCCGGCATCTGGACTTTACATCTCGGTCATACCTCCGGCGCTGGTCGGATTCGGCGTTGGTGTTCTGTCGGCAATCATGGGAGTCGGCGGCGGGTTCATCATGGTGCCCGCAATGATCTATGTTCTTGGTATCCCGACAAAGGTGGTCATCGGGACATCCCTGTTCCAGATCATCTTCGTCGCCGGGTTCACAACGATGATACATGCCTCGACCAACTACAGTGTCGACATTGTCCTCGCCCTGTTCTTGTTGCTGGGCGGTGTTTTGGGTGCGCAATTGGGAACGCAGATTGGTGCACGTCTGAAAGCCGAACAGTTGCGTATCCTTTTGGCGCTTCTAGTCATGGGTGTCGCCGGAAAGATCGGGTTTGACCTTTTTTTACCGCAAGAAGAGATCTTTTCTTTGGCGGAACCCGGGGGGATTTGA
- a CDS encoding universal stress protein has translation MRKFLVVLDDSRECLNAMRFAAMRAAHTGGGVTVLSVIPPDEFNHWIGVAETMREEARERIHAHFEVFAKWMRDKQNVEPELAIREGDPVPEIIEHVQSDPEIGVLVLGAGTGKKGPGPLVTQLTKNSGSLPIPITIVPGNLSKEKLEEIT, from the coding sequence ATGCGTAAGTTCCTAGTCGTTCTGGATGACAGCCGCGAATGCCTTAACGCGATGCGGTTTGCCGCGATGCGGGCTGCCCATACCGGAGGTGGTGTGACGGTCCTTTCTGTCATCCCGCCTGACGAATTCAATCACTGGATTGGGGTGGCCGAAACCATGCGTGAAGAGGCCCGCGAACGTATCCACGCGCATTTCGAAGTGTTTGCCAAATGGATGCGGGACAAACAGAACGTGGAACCTGAACTGGCCATTCGCGAAGGTGATCCCGTGCCAGAGATCATCGAACATGTTCAGTCCGATCCCGAGATTGGCGTTCTTGTTCTCGGGGCGGGGACCGGCAAGAAAGGTCCTGGTCCGTTGGTGACTCAACTGACAAAGAACTCGGGTAGCCTGCCGATTCCGATCACGATCGTTCCGGGCAATCTGAGCAAAGAGAAACTGGAAGAAATTACCTGA